A genomic region of Microcystis aeruginosa NIES-2549 contains the following coding sequences:
- a CDS encoding DUF3987 domain-containing protein, with the protein MYSKYSETNGKSLVTVTKDNPCPHCGKPDWCYSIGDLSVCKRNHEPAPGWYKTDGADSEGHSYYAPIKEKETWAKPPRPAKTTHYYYPDRDGNPLIRVVRKDDGNGKKDFYQQHWDGKQWVKGLGEIKRENIPIYRYKGVKQAIANGESIFIVEGEGKADLLWSLGLPATCNLAGSGKWRETDSKDLEGASVILCPDRDVPGLKHCEAIAKDFPNAQWLYCFPDSPLWNHLPESRGADLKDWIDEGANKEDIIKGIGEKKPLKPQKTDKPNNVVSHPKFNPKPLETDKLGEVIDSLITENLTGSNREIKLASIAREFNLTQQQVTSIYKERLQENDQNLDKDDLYSDLENILKADSQRLDLTKVLPEKLANAINHHARLTGLRGEAYLTALLSGLSSTLHPDTALSLYPQTNWKVPPNLYAAIVALSGEGKSIIGRAMIADPLKSLIELDDQDYEAKLSEHKSSLANYEMLKKSKNKDDLSDSFPDGPPTKPTRRIRYFSGGTGEGIARYAANSQDKGMLLFRDEIAGLFKSANQYRGGRGSDSEDILEYFDGTPPITLRADPDKTLVCRKILLSIYGTIQPGVLEKLLGDKEDSSGQWARFIFCQLPPSTLDLDIDAAYPDLTPMLTDLYRHFDRLPVATYDLSRPARIP; encoded by the coding sequence ATGTACAGCAAGTATAGCGAAACCAACGGGAAAAGTCTAGTCACTGTCACCAAAGATAACCCATGCCCCCACTGTGGGAAACCTGACTGGTGTTACTCGATCGGCGATTTATCAGTATGCAAGCGTAACCATGAACCCGCACCGGGATGGTATAAAACCGATGGGGCCGATAGTGAAGGTCACTCCTATTACGCGCCTATTAAGGAAAAGGAAACATGGGCTAAACCCCCACGCCCGGCTAAAACTACCCATTATTACTATCCTGATCGCGATGGTAATCCCTTAATCAGAGTAGTAAGAAAAGATGACGGTAACGGCAAAAAAGACTTTTATCAGCAGCATTGGGACGGTAAACAATGGGTTAAGGGGTTAGGCGAAATTAAGCGGGAAAATATACCTATTTATCGATACAAGGGAGTCAAGCAAGCGATCGCCAACGGGGAAAGTATTTTTATCGTTGAGGGTGAGGGTAAGGCCGATCTTCTATGGTCATTGGGACTGCCGGCAACCTGTAACCTAGCCGGTTCGGGAAAATGGCGAGAGACAGATAGTAAAGACTTAGAAGGGGCCAGCGTGATTTTATGTCCGGATCGAGATGTTCCCGGCTTGAAACACTGCGAGGCTATAGCTAAGGACTTCCCCAATGCCCAATGGCTTTACTGTTTCCCAGATTCCCCCTTATGGAACCACTTGCCAGAATCAAGGGGGGCTGATCTGAAAGATTGGATAGATGAAGGGGCCAACAAAGAAGACATTATCAAGGGAATCGGTGAGAAAAAGCCTCTTAAACCGCAAAAAACGGATAAACCTAACAATGTAGTCAGTCATCCCAAATTCAACCCTAAACCACTCGAAACCGACAAACTAGGGGAAGTTATCGATAGTCTGATAACTGAGAACCTCACCGGTTCCAATCGTGAAATAAAACTCGCTTCGATTGCAAGGGAATTCAATCTAACACAACAGCAAGTAACCTCTATATATAAAGAGAGGTTACAAGAAAATGACCAAAACCTTGACAAGGATGACCTTTACAGCGACCTCGAAAATATCCTAAAAGCTGACAGCCAACGGCTTGATCTTACTAAGGTACTCCCTGAAAAATTAGCTAACGCTATTAATCACCATGCCAGACTAACAGGATTGAGGGGTGAGGCTTATTTAACCGCGTTACTCAGTGGCTTATCATCAACCCTTCACCCGGACACTGCCTTAAGCCTATACCCTCAAACCAACTGGAAGGTTCCCCCCAACTTGTACGCAGCCATAGTCGCGTTATCGGGGGAAGGAAAAAGCATTATCGGCCGTGCCATGATTGCCGATCCTCTTAAGTCACTAATCGAATTGGATGATCAGGACTATGAAGCGAAGCTAAGTGAGCATAAGTCCTCTCTAGCCAACTATGAGATGCTCAAAAAATCAAAGAACAAAGATGATTTAAGCGATTCATTCCCCGATGGACCACCGACCAAACCTACCCGGCGGATCAGGTATTTTAGCGGGGGAACTGGTGAGGGGATAGCGCGTTATGCAGCTAATAGCCAAGATAAGGGGATGTTACTTTTCCGAGATGAAATCGCCGGTTTATTCAAGAGTGCTAACCAGTACCGGGGAGGCCGTGGGTCTGACAGCGAGGACATTCTAGAATATTTTGATGGGACCCCACCGATTACACTCCGGGCCGACCCCGACAAAACGTTAGTATGTCGGAAAATTCTTTTAAGCATTTATGGCACGATTCAACCCGGGGTGCTAGAGAAACTGTTAGGCGATAAGGAAGATAGCAGCGGCCAATGGGCGCGATTCATTTTTTGTCAGCTTCCCCCCTCAACCCTTGATCTTGATATTGACGCGGCTTACCCGGATTTAACACCGATGCTGACAGATTTATATCGACATTTCGATCGCTTGCCAGTGGCTACTTATGATTTATCGAGACCGGCACGGATTCCTTAA